One region of Olleya sp. Hel_I_94 genomic DNA includes:
- the pyrR gene encoding bifunctional pyr operon transcriptional regulator/uracil phosphoribosyltransferase PyrR gives MSQKVLLNATEVNIILHRLACQLIEKHNDFSNTVLIGIQPRGKYLANRIASLLKEEYKINNLQLGHLDITFYRDDFRRSDKPLEASTTEINVQVEDKKIVFIDDVLYTGRSIRSALTAIQSFGRPKEIELLTLIDRRFSRHLPIQPDYRGRQVDAINNEKVKVNWVENEGEDTVYLINN, from the coding sequence ATGAGTCAAAAAGTGCTACTTAATGCAACAGAAGTCAACATCATCTTACATAGATTGGCTTGCCAACTCATTGAAAAACATAACGATTTTTCTAATACTGTATTAATAGGTATTCAGCCTAGAGGTAAATATCTTGCAAATAGGATAGCTTCTTTATTAAAAGAAGAATATAAAATCAATAATCTGCAATTAGGTCATTTGGATATTACATTTTATAGAGATGATTTTAGAAGAAGTGATAAACCTTTGGAAGCAAGTACCACAGAAATTAATGTACAAGTAGAAGATAAAAAAATTGTGTTTATTGATGATGTATTATACACAGGTCGTAGTATTAGATCAGCTTTAACAGCAATACAATCGTTTGGTAGACCTAAAGAGATTGAATTGCTAACACTTATTGATAGACGTTTTAGCAGACACTTACCAATACAACCAGATTACAGAGGTAGACAGGTAGATGCCATTAATAATGAAAAAGTCAAAGTTAATTGGGTTGAAAATGAAGGAGAAGACACAGTATATCTAATAAATAATTAA
- a CDS encoding ribonuclease Z — protein sequence MIIDQNENLTIITQENASVIELVKKIETLYPKFKNNNLIINLNTIKPISLEEIIEFLRLSNQHRAAKHSFVIVNEGINTDKTPEEIVIVPTLQEAKDIIEMEDMERDLGF from the coding sequence ATGATTATAGATCAAAATGAAAATTTAACTATTATAACCCAAGAAAATGCTTCGGTTATTGAATTAGTAAAAAAAATAGAAACCCTTTATCCAAAATTTAAAAACAATAATTTAATTATTAATTTAAATACTATCAAACCAATTTCTTTAGAAGAAATTATCGAGTTTTTAAGATTATCCAATCAACATCGCGCTGCAAAACATTCTTTTGTAATCGTAAACGAAGGAATCAATACTGACAAAACTCCAGAAGAAATTGTCATTGTTCCTACATTGCAAGAAGCTAAAGATATTATTGAAATGGAAGATATGGAACGCGATTTAGGGTTCTAA
- the cmk gene encoding (d)CMP kinase: MQKITIAIDGFSSTGKSTVAKQLAKHLGYVYVDTGAMYRAVTLFTMQNGWIDKNHFDVLSLVSNLDKVTISFKFNSELGFAEVYLNGVNIEREIRTLEVSSFVSQVSTIPEVRYQLVKQQQKMGKDKGVVMDGRDIGTVVFPYAELKLFMTASADKRATRRYNELINRGDDVQYNDVLRNVQERDYIDSNREDSPLVKADDAIEIDNSDLSLTEQFDTILNLVTQTLDKLK, translated from the coding sequence GTGCAAAAAATCACCATAGCAATAGACGGTTTTTCATCAACTGGTAAAAGTACAGTAGCTAAGCAATTGGCCAAACATTTAGGATATGTGTATGTAGATACAGGAGCTATGTATAGAGCAGTAACTTTATTTACCATGCAAAATGGATGGATTGATAAAAATCATTTTGACGTCTTAAGTCTAGTTTCTAATTTGGATAAAGTAACTATAAGTTTTAAGTTTAATTCAGAATTAGGTTTTGCAGAGGTGTATTTAAATGGTGTAAATATTGAGCGCGAAATTAGAACATTAGAAGTTTCCAGTTTTGTTAGTCAAGTATCTACTATTCCAGAAGTAAGATATCAGTTAGTGAAGCAGCAACAAAAAATGGGTAAGGATAAAGGTGTTGTTATGGATGGTCGCGATATTGGTACAGTTGTGTTTCCGTATGCAGAGTTAAAATTATTTATGACAGCATCTGCGGACAAACGTGCAACAAGACGTTATAACGAGTTAATTAATAGAGGAGACGATGTACAATATAACGACGTGTTACGTAATGTGCAAGAGCGTGATTATATAGACTCTAATAGAGAGGATTCACCTTTAGTTAAAGCAGATGATGCTATAGAAATTGACAACTCTGATCTATCGTTAACAGAGCAATTTGACACGATATTAAATTTAGTTACGCAAACACTAGATAAGCTAAAATAG
- a CDS encoding T9SS type A sorting domain-containing protein gives MKKLLLLVLVVGFITAHAQTGNTVAEAIPVNGSNLSVNLINFTSATASSVPYSCSGPFNEDVFYKHPINSGANKLTIGMFSLGLSVLSQFDYQILLAPGGDTSNLQEVVCSNYNVLILANGSFTFVIDNFDPNDVYYLRVNTPQGLLAPLLSSLLSTTTVTMYSEYDATLSIATEEVKEYKIINKPNHLQIVTDKHFESYQIYSLDGKQVKTVNSLDQLDTIDISKLNTGVYVLLLEDNTLKYHHKFIKS, from the coding sequence ATGAAAAAATTATTACTATTAGTGTTAGTAGTAGGATTTATTACTGCACATGCGCAAACAGGAAATACTGTGGCTGAAGCCATTCCTGTGAACGGTTCAAATCTAAGTGTTAATCTTATTAACTTTACTTCAGCAACAGCATCATCAGTACCTTATAGTTGTTCTGGACCTTTTAATGAGGACGTTTTTTATAAGCATCCCATTAATTCAGGTGCTAATAAGTTAACAATAGGTATGTTTAGTTTGGGGTTAAGTGTTTTATCTCAATTTGATTACCAAATACTATTAGCTCCAGGAGGAGATACGTCTAATTTACAAGAAGTAGTTTGTAGCAATTACAATGTTTTAATACTTGCTAACGGAAGTTTTACTTTTGTAATTGATAATTTTGATCCAAACGATGTGTATTACCTAAGGGTCAACACACCTCAAGGTCTTTTAGCACCTTTATTATCAAGTTTATTATCTACAACCACAGTAACGATGTATAGCGAATATGATGCTACTTTAAGTATAGCTACAGAAGAGGTTAAAGAGTATAAAATTATTAATAAACCAAACCATTTACAGATAGTAACAGATAAACATTTTGAATCTTATCAAATATACAGTTTAGATGGTAAGCAGGTAAAAACAGTTAATAGTCTAGATCAACTAGATACAATAGATATTTCTAAATTAAATACAGGAGTATATGTTTTACTGTTGGAGGATAATACTTTAAAATATCACCACAAATTTATAAAAAGTTAG
- a CDS encoding LysM peptidoglycan-binding domain-containing protein: MAVKAKYQSVLDLGEKLNIANGNVTEENGVLKVKGTAATQYEKNLMWDAIKAAGGDSPTDILANIEVADESVYARHTVKGGDTLGKIAKHYYGNAGKYTAIFEANKDILNNPDVIHPDQELKIPNL, encoded by the coding sequence ATGGCTGTAAAAGCAAAATATCAAAGTGTACTTGATTTAGGAGAAAAATTAAACATCGCTAACGGAAACGTTACTGAGGAGAATGGTGTATTAAAAGTTAAAGGAACTGCTGCTACACAATATGAAAAAAATCTAATGTGGGACGCTATTAAAGCTGCTGGTGGAGATAGTCCTACTGACATTTTAGCAAATATCGAAGTTGCTGACGAGTCTGTTTACGCAAGACACACTGTAAAAGGTGGTGATACTTTAGGAAAAATTGCTAAACATTATTATGGTAATGCAGGAAAGTATACTGCTATTTTTGAAGCTAACAAGGATATATTAAATAATCCTGATGTAATCCACCCAGATCAAGAGTTAAAAATTCCAAATTTGTAG
- a CDS encoding aspartate carbamoyltransferase catalytic subunit, whose product MSELSVNHLLGIKYLNKQDIELIFKTADHFKEVINRPIKKVPSLRDITIANLFFENSTRTKLSFELAEKRLSADVINFSASQSSVKKGETLIDTVNNILSMKVDMVVMRHPNPGAGVFLSKHVNASIINAGDGAHEHPTQALLDSYSIRERLGSVKGKNVVIVGDILHSRVALSNIYALKLQGANVMVCGPKTLLPKHIDKLGVKVETDLRKALNWCDVANMLRVQNERMDISYFPSTREYTQQFGVKKALLDSLDKEITIMHPGPINRGVEITSDVADSKQAIILDQVQNGVAVRMAVIYLLASKIKQ is encoded by the coding sequence ATGAGCGAATTAAGTGTCAATCACTTATTAGGAATTAAATATCTTAACAAACAAGATATTGAGCTTATTTTTAAAACAGCAGACCACTTTAAAGAAGTGATTAATCGTCCGATTAAAAAAGTACCTTCGCTTCGTGATATTACAATAGCCAATTTATTTTTTGAAAATTCTACAAGAACTAAATTGTCTTTTGAGTTAGCTGAAAAACGTTTATCTGCAGATGTGATAAATTTTTCAGCCTCGCAATCATCAGTCAAAAAAGGAGAAACATTAATAGATACTGTAAACAACATATTATCCATGAAAGTGGATATGGTAGTTATGCGTCATCCTAATCCAGGAGCAGGCGTTTTTTTATCTAAACACGTTAATGCAAGTATCATAAATGCAGGAGATGGAGCGCATGAGCATCCTACACAAGCCTTATTAGATAGTTATTCTATTAGAGAGCGATTGGGTAGTGTAAAAGGTAAAAACGTCGTTATAGTTGGTGACATATTACACAGTCGTGTGGCATTATCTAATATTTACGCTTTAAAACTGCAAGGTGCCAATGTAATGGTGTGTGGTCCTAAAACATTACTACCAAAGCATATTGATAAATTAGGCGTAAAAGTAGAGACAGATTTACGCAAAGCTCTTAATTGGTGTGATGTAGCCAATATGTTACGTGTGCAAAACGAAAGAATGGATATTAGTTATTTTCCATCTACTAGAGAGTATACACAACAATTTGGTGTCAAAAAAGCATTATTGGATAGCTTAGATAAAGAGATAACTATTATGCATCCTGGACCAATAAATCGAGGAGTGGAGATTACCAGCGACGTCGCAGACTCAAAACAAGCCATAATTTTAGATCAAGTGCAAAACGGAGTTGCTGTTAGAATGGCAGTAATATACCTTTTAGCATCCAAAATAAAACAATAG
- the rpsA gene encoding 30S ribosomal protein S1 has translation MAEKAKQAEVEAQVADTKNAPVVSEAQANPEKFLAEFNWHNYQEGIDEVEDSQLKEFEKLVSENFVDTLDDEVVEGTVVHMTDRDAIIDINAKSEGVISLNEFRYNPDLKVGDKVEVLIDVREDATGQLVLSHRKARVIKAWDRVIKANETGEIVNGFVKCRTKGGMIVDVFGIEAFLPGSQIDVKPIRDYDQYVNKTMEFKVVKINHEFKNVVVSHKALIEADIEEQKKEIIGQLEKGQVLEGVVKNITSYGVFIDLGGVDGLVHITDLSWSRINHPNEIVELDQKLNVVILDFDEDKSRIQLGLKQLSKHPWDALGENVAVGDKVKGKVVVIADYGAFIEVAEGVEGLVHVSEMSWSTHLRSANDFVKVGDEIDAVILTLDREDRKMSLGIKQLSADPWTDITTKYPVGSKHTGIVRNFTNFGVFVELEEGIDGLIYISDLSWTKKIKHPSEFCNVGDKLDVVVLELDVEGRKLSLGHKQTTENPWDKYETEFALDTTHTAEIADVVDKGATIEFNEDIVAFVPSRHLEKEDGKMLKKGDTAEFKIIEFNKEFKRVVASHTAIFKAEEMANVKAAVKKAADQAAESKPTLGDANEALQALKDKMDGKK, from the coding sequence ATGGCTGAAAAAGCAAAACAAGCGGAAGTAGAAGCTCAAGTAGCAGACACAAAAAATGCTCCAGTAGTATCTGAAGCACAAGCAAACCCTGAAAAATTCTTAGCAGAATTTAACTGGCACAACTACCAAGAAGGTATTGATGAGGTTGAAGATTCTCAATTAAAAGAATTTGAAAAATTAGTATCAGAAAATTTCGTAGATACTTTAGATGATGAGGTTGTTGAAGGAACAGTAGTACACATGACAGATCGTGATGCTATTATTGACATCAACGCTAAGTCTGAAGGAGTTATTTCTTTAAACGAATTTAGATACAATCCAGACTTAAAAGTAGGAGACAAAGTAGAAGTATTAATTGATGTACGTGAAGACGCAACAGGACAATTAGTATTATCTCACAGAAAAGCTCGTGTAATTAAGGCTTGGGACAGAGTAATCAAAGCTAACGAAACTGGAGAAATCGTTAACGGTTTTGTTAAATGTCGTACTAAAGGTGGTATGATTGTAGATGTTTTTGGTATCGAAGCATTCTTACCAGGATCTCAAATTGACGTTAAGCCAATTAGAGATTACGATCAGTACGTAAACAAAACTATGGAATTTAAAGTTGTTAAAATCAACCACGAATTTAAAAACGTAGTAGTGTCTCATAAAGCTTTAATTGAAGCTGATATTGAAGAGCAGAAGAAAGAAATCATTGGTCAACTAGAAAAAGGACAAGTATTAGAAGGTGTTGTTAAAAACATTACTTCTTATGGTGTGTTTATTGATCTTGGTGGTGTTGATGGTTTAGTTCACATTACAGATTTATCTTGGTCTCGTATCAACCATCCAAATGAGATTGTTGAGTTAGATCAAAAATTAAATGTTGTAATCTTAGACTTTGATGAAGATAAGTCTAGAATCCAATTAGGTCTTAAGCAATTATCTAAACACCCATGGGATGCTTTAGGAGAAAATGTTGCTGTAGGTGATAAAGTTAAAGGTAAAGTTGTTGTAATCGCTGATTATGGTGCATTTATCGAAGTTGCAGAAGGTGTTGAAGGTTTAGTACACGTGTCAGAAATGTCATGGTCTACTCACTTGCGTTCTGCTAACGACTTTGTAAAAGTTGGAGACGAAATTGATGCGGTTATCTTAACTTTAGATAGAGAAGATCGTAAAATGTCATTAGGTATCAAGCAATTATCTGCAGATCCTTGGACTGACATTACAACTAAATACCCAGTAGGTTCTAAGCACACAGGTATTGTACGTAACTTTACTAACTTTGGAGTTTTTGTTGAATTAGAAGAAGGTATTGATGGATTAATTTACATCTCTGACTTATCTTGGACTAAGAAAATCAAACACCCATCTGAGTTCTGTAACGTAGGAGACAAATTAGATGTAGTAGTATTAGAGTTAGATGTTGAAGGACGTAAATTATCTTTAGGTCATAAACAAACAACTGAGAATCCTTGGGATAAATATGAAACTGAATTTGCTTTAGATACAACTCATACTGCAGAAATTGCTGATGTTGTAGATAAAGGAGCTACAATTGAATTTAACGAAGATATAGTTGCTTTTGTACCATCTCGTCACCTTGAAAAAGAAGACGGTAAGATGTTGAAAAAAGGTGATACTGCTGAATTTAAAATCATTGAATTTAATAAAGAATTCAAACGTGTTGTAGCATCTCATACTGCTATCTTTAAAGCTGAAGAAATGGCTAACGTAAAAGCTGCTGTTAAGAAAGCTGCTGATCAAGCTGCCGAGTCTAAACCAACTTTAGGTGATGCAAACGAAGCTTTACAAGCATTAAAAGATAAAATGGACGGGAAAAAATAA